The genomic segment aataattattattttatttataatttataattgcaagTTTTTTTTCCTCGCTTTTGTTTGACAAAATTCTTTAATAACTGTTTCATTATCAATTGTTTGGAGAATGTCATTTTCTAATGCCAATATCATAAGCGCAGTCAAATTTTCTTGTTTTAATGTTGACCTGTATTTGTTCTTTACTCtatttagttttgaaaaagCTTTTTCGGCTCAACAATTTGAACTtggtatagttaaataaattttaagtgcAATATATAAATTGGGAAAGacataaattaattcattttcattAAACCATTTCCAAAGACcaattatactaaaatgttcATGGTCTTCAATTGATGGTTTGCATAAGGAAAAATATTCTTGAAACTGtttgatttcattttttatgtaactatcTACATCTTCCTTGTAGGTCAGTATAAAGTTTTCAATactttgttcaatattattgtcttcATTAATTTGTCAACAATTGGAACACACAACattgtaacaaataaaaaattgtctgaAACAAACTTGTAGGCTTCAATTCGTCGGTCTAATTctgaacaaaatttatcaatgaTTATGTTGTGGGTTTCAATTCTAAATTTAACACCACCTTGCAACACAGTATTATTTGAAccactgacatttttttttgatgttctTCTTCTTTCATCATGGTAAAGACTATTGATTTCTGGACCAAGTTCAATAACTTTACTTTCATAAACTACACTActgtttagtaattttaaaatgtaatttttcaacgaTTTCAGTAAATTCAACGCTTTCAACGGGTCACAAGAACTGTCTTGCAGATGTATAGATGTCTTGTTAGACCTATTCAATATATCATTCCATAAAAAAGAAAGATAtgcagtttctttttttttaatttgttttaaaagcattttagcATCCCTTTTTGAGTCTCCATTTTCACTATTATTTtcactaatacattttaaagcttttattatttttatgtaattatgagTAAGTGCTTGACAAGAATCCGAGTGACAGGACCATCTAGTTTGACTAAGGGATTTCAGTACAAGTAATCGGCCTTTCACATTTTTATCTAAAGTATTGGTCAAAATGTCCCATCTATGAGTAGAtccactaaaaatattgaatatacattgTAGAAATCCAAAAAAACTGACTGCTTCTATACAACAATCAACACTATGAACACCAACAAGATTCAGGGAGTGAGCCGTGCAGGGTATATAAACAGCCaaatcacatttattttttacatgagCTTGTAATCCTTTATATTTCCCACTCATGTTGGAGGCATTATCGTACGACTGCCCGCgacaatttactatattaagTTCAGCTTTTTCAAGAAATTCTTCtaaaagaacaaatattgattcACCTGTATGACTTTTGATAGGACTTAATTGAACTAATCTTTCATGAACACTTGACGATGTGCAGTACCGAATCACAAGTGCCATCTGATCTACTTTTGATTGGTCTGGAGTGGAATCCATgataacagaaaaatattttgcttcttTTATTTGggctaatataaaattaataacattattttgtaataaaattattatttcattgcaAATGGTCTTAGAAAGATACGAAGGATGTCCTTTTCCTTTATTACCGTGCCTTTCTATGTGTGATTATAAAAATGGATCGAATTCAGAAATAAGTTCCAATATACCGAGAAAATTGCCATTGTTAGTAACACCAAATACTTCATTATCACCTCTTAATGATAAACCTCTAGATGTAAGAAATTTAATTACAGAAATCACACGAATCACAATATCATTCCAGTATTTTGTCTCAGTTGATATTATTTGTTccattactttatttattgaatgattAGAATTCAAACGTAATAACCATTTTGTAAATGCATTTCTATGATCAATACTGTTTTCATGTTCTGATATTTTCTCAGGTTTCTTCCATTTATCAAATCCTTTGCTAACAAAAGGACTATTGAAATTACTTGAAAACAATTTACACACAAAACAATAAATGGATCCTTGTTTAATTGAGTACATTACCCACTTTCGATGACCAATTTCTCCATTGGGTAGAGTTCGTTTAAACATGGAAGCCGTAAAAAACCTTTTGTGATctaagtatacaaaaataaaataattgtaattattatttgataaataaaactatataatataaataaaataccgtgTATACGAGCAGAGTGTTTGAAATCATCATTCTTATTTTGAAAACACTCAGGTCCTTTTTGAATACAAAGTTCTCTGAAACTGTCAGTAATTTTTTGAGGCCAGTAGTATGGATCACTAATTTTATACTTGTCAAATACCATGTCAGAATCCACATCAGAAATATTTGTCATCCTAAGTTCTATATctacagtaaaataaatcaatatattttattaaagtataacAACTTATTGCTAAGTAATatcaccataggcgcaaatagacaaattattttggggggactaaagcccctcctataatatcttctaaaaattgtatatgatcAGTACTAATTATTagcttttgaactggggggacttggcagaaatgtggagggactaagtccccccaagccCACACCTATTTGCACCAATGAATATCAccttgaacattttcaataaacgtTAAATTATATTGGTTTGGTTGACtagtattattagtaattttatctTGTTCAGTTACAACTGTTTCACTGTGTACAGACACACCTTGAACTTGGTTGtcaatacctaaaataaatataaaacaatatatctaagttaatataacatgtaagacatcatcaataataaataataattctttaaaaaccaataaaacatttaaaaatctgtGCGTAAGctaaacagtattttttcttttttacatgaaacatgaaatttatattttcgtagtattattattaaattacattatgacTTTTCACaccaatatacaaaaataaaattatttacctgaatttaaaacataattgcTCATTAACCCTCTGTACTTATTTACTTcaagttgttttttttcttttctttttcttttagaGCAACCACTTTCAAAATgtcttttcatttttaaaatatgaagaaaGAATGAAGGTCCAAAAATTAacacattaaacaatattatattcaaacaaaagACAAAACGAATAACGATAACAGAAGACAACAAATTTGTTGTTATCATAATAACGTGTTGTGTTGTTGTGTACTGgtgtataaaaatagatttttcccGTTCGATTGATGTGTGATGGTCGACGGCAAACGATAACTGATAAAATGTGTAGCAATATGCGGGTaggtaatatacacattatacacttTAGTGGTATATTTTgacataggtagttaaaaataacGATGTCAGCACTCAGcagatttatcattttatcatcgatttttttttaggtgatttatgctATGTATatcctataacgaaaaaaataatagacaaatctgaggcccctaaataaattccaattaccGAGGCctgggggccatggcccccccttaatccgggcttgtctATCACATAACAGTCGCACTGTGAAATGagaagtttataattttttctcagTGACCACTCTGAGACAACGCACAGACGCTTAACGCCCAGTTTTGTGAAGTTCATCTGTGTGATGTCTCAAAAAGTATATAGAAGTACCGTCACAATGTAACTACTACGTGATATCTATGTTAAGCGTTAGGGAATgcatttctataatttaaatgcTAATCGCAGATTtcactacttaatattataaataattctgtGAAAAAATCCAAAAGATACGCGGGACTTTATACAAATTCTTGCACAAATTATCACAATTTTCAACCATCGATCCGGGATTCGATCTCGCTAcccctacctacctatcaacAAGCCTAACCTACCGGGACACTATTGAGCTGGTGAAAGATGTCAAATCTcgaacatttaaattgtttcaaatctgcgacaataatattgtacactttatattataccaggggtatgaaactctgtgaattggccgaatcgggcgattgtagccttgaacacggcctccaggggggcgtggcatacgaaatctatgataaaagtaatcAGTGGAAACAACCtgaccccgcgcagaataccctacCAATtaagcggaaacggtttttcaatacgggtataacatcatgtcagtgttacggaaacagtttcattgttcggacttcagatcataggtaaacacttcacccatcagctgatcgagtttcgcttctatattgttctatgattatacctattaggtacctataccaaatCTAAAATCAGCAGTAGGTACACTACCTTACATTGGCGTACGCAGGACTCTTTTAATGGAAGTGGgagattgaaaataaattagtacCACTCAGTAGAATATAGACATAAAATTAGGTTTGAAATAATTAAGTGAACGTAGGTACTAAGTagctactatatattatatattatatattatttatatattatatatgaaatatgaatacataagACCACTtcaatcaataatcataaattattgataattcatTGCATGAAacgacataaaaaaattaatattattgatggtgGGAGAGGACTTATCAGTTCCTTGGCCTCTCACAATACTTACTTTGTAGtaaatactaggtaggtactcctaaaccaatataatattatattcataagtgtaggtacctaaagctatatacctataggtatttaactaccctaactaaataactataaaagccTCATACACTATAGATATCGttctgtgatattatattacattcaatttaaataaacattatttaaaacaaataataactgtattatattttaaaaataatacatcaatataaattatgtaagtatagaaatatatatgttaaacaaagaaaagtacataatacatttaatattaaatatcatattttacaatttttttattacaacagtggtattaaaaaactaaacaacaataaactaaacaatttattaaaatataggaaataatattatgtagtatgcaACAATGCTATAGCTATGgacttattattactaattggaAAAGAAaaacacttatattttattgattctatATCAATTGATATTAAAGGAGGTTATGggattatatcatgtatataatacattttaattatatctgATGAAATAGGATTTTAAACATAGGAGATATGTTGTATTTAATTACTTCAATTTTAATTGTGCAGTTTGAGAATTGAATTATGTTAATTACTTTTACTGAACCATGGTCttttatgtaaacaaaattatctttttcattttttgaatttattacataattgtttAAGATAATTTCTTTGTAATAAGTTTCATCTATTTCATTTATTAACTAGAGggtcataatttatttcattttttagaaTTGGATAGTTAGGTGCAACAGTAGAAGTATCAATATTAATGTGTTCCATTATACGATTATAAGTGTCTTCAAGTGGATATCTAGCATTTTTACAACTCTTTTTCAAAAACTGTAAATAGTTTTCATATTTGAATGCAGAAAATGTATCTAAACTCCCATGCATCAAAACAAAATCAGCAACATGAATTAACCCATGTACGTTGTAGCCTACATATTCCTCTCCATAACGTGTAGAATATTCACTAACAAATCGTTTAATTAACGTTTTAgcaacattattatatgtataggatGTTTTAGGAGAAATTAATAATCTGATAGCAcaacttaaaatcataaaatgtttatacagaCTGTTTTTCAATCttgcttttgaaacaattggCCCTGTGTAAATGAGAAAAGTTCTAAATTCAGTAGCTTTCAGTATTCACACTCTTCTAAAGACCTCGCCAAACGATTAAATTCAGTTGGTAAAaatgtctttatattatttaattcttcgGAAACAGTTTCAGAATTTTCAAAGCGAACTGGTTTTTTACcttttatccaaaatattaaCAACCTTTTCATGAGacctaaacaaatattatgcatgtacTCTAAAACAACTGCAGATGAAATATCAATAGGCAATTCTTCTAGAGGACTTACATCTTTATGGTAAAATTCATCTTTTTTTCCACGGAATGAATCATTTGTTCTTAAAGGAgcatttaaatctaaataagcCATTCAATTATGTATGAAATCTCCTTCGACAGTGCAAGAGTTGCACCCATGATAAGCATTATGGccttttacatttaaaatgaatgaCTTTGCTGGGGCATCACATACAATTTGCACAATCTTAAATCTcaaaactttgtttttaatttgtattccaTTAgataaaatgtgtttcatttcgTTTATAAAAGGGTTTAAGTACTCATGACTTGAAGTTGGTTTTTTGTACTTAccatggtatattttatatttacaaaagaaATGAGAATAGGCCAAAGACATGACTTAGAACTAGATGTAATGGGTAATCCACCCACATTCATTCCTAGTTCAATTATGGTTTCATTATCAAACAAATCTAGATGTACTGTTAAGAacttaataatcatatattctACACCAAGATGAATATAAGATCCGggatgtatatttatatatgatccTTAGCTTTTGGTGTATTTAGTAAAGTCCTTGTAGTCCTGGGCAGATCATGTCCttctgatattaatattaataacagagCATTCACACAACTGTGAGAAACATGGAATTGTAAAATCCATTTGCTAAGTTTTGTATCTAGCGaagttttttcagttttattagaatgatttatattaaaataattaggaatACCATCATCAATACTACATTCTGTAGTACCGCGATTAATGAATTGATCTGACGGTAGAGTaaaatcacttataatattCAAAGAGTTTAGAGAACTATTTATTTGGTGTGGTTTATGGGCTTGTATTAACGGTTCCACTTCCACAATACTTTGAGTGCCTGTTTGTGATAGATCAGCTAATCCACTTTGAACATTCCGTAAGAAGTTCCTCCTTGACATCAAATGCAAGTCTTTTTTCTTTCTAAtctagttataaaaattaaaaaatatttgtttgataactaatagaattatatttattttattttgttttaaattaaataaagtaatagttataacaaattaataatatttaaaaaaaacataatataataaacaattaatatactttatacactTTGGGCCTAATActgtaaataactaaaaatgtaaacaaataaaattgttattgcttTTGCCGTGATTGACGTTGGCTACCGtttttaaaccaatttttaacGTTTGCTTCAAATTCCACTTCAGTTCCTTTGAAGTTCTTCATACATACATctgaaaaataacataataactgatacaaacaatattttacttgatatttacaaaacaaattagtGGTACatcataggcacaaataggggGGTGCTTTAGGgactaagcccccccccccctcaaaaaaaaaattcccataGCCTCCCAAAcctttcctacattttgttttatgatttttcaatattatcaaattaaggTTTCAGCATCCGTTGAGGAATAATTTGCTGGTGTTGTATTTGTGGCATTACTGCAAACTGTGGTATTATCTCCAACTCTGACATTaggcttatatattttaataggagTTATTTGAGTACTGCTGCTTGCTAAAAGAAAATAGTCaacatatcaataattattattaaataatcaaaaaataattataattgattatatctatatatataaaaatgaatgtatgtgtgccagtgtgtgtgtccatgttaccatggcaaccatttatatattatttagagatttccgtccgtgtgtgtctccatattaccatggcaactaattatatattattttgagattttcgtcggtGTGTATTtccgtattaccatggcaaccaattatatattattttgaaatttccgataaaatgttttgtatataaatggttgccatggtgatatgtagaattattattcatatagagttggcaattttaatgggcgacgaagtgaacgggatcagatatttatatatatatagatacctctgattatacctctgagcagaagataggctaatttaaaaagggagagaaccatccccgggaggtgctcaaacaggaattttgagatttccgatggaaatttttttttttaatggttgccatgggttttgatgctattataataataattattggttgccgggaaacgaagtgcatggATCAGCTAGTCATCTATAAAGGCATAAAgctatttaagtaggtaattaaaataataatttatagaactcTTACTGCTAGCATTGCTttcgtttaaattaatataagttcttTTTCTCAATGTTTTTGATGTCTCAGGAAGATTGTTTGCAATACAGTCTAGCTCAGACGCTGAAGCAGAAATGAATAATTATCTTTCTTAGTTTGCTGGTCAAGTTGAGAGGATAAACAGCGTTATATTGGCCATGTTGATTTCAAAAGCAGGAGAGGAAGACCAGTGGGACACGTTGTCAGAGGTGCAACGTCAGATCAACAACAGCGAATCCAAAGTGACAAGACATACTCCATTTGAATTACTACATGGATACCGACCACGATTCGAGTTGGGTAGGTTGCGTGACCTATCGACTACCGCTGAAGAATGGCTATGTCCCTCTGAACTGTGGGAAGATGCGTAGGTAGATCAACTGAGATCTCTGTAGATCCCTGGTAGATCAACTATTACTTGTAACCTTAGTCttcattcatatatatatgattCTTTTCGCGATAACTGCCAAGTAAATGTAATCTACACGGATTTCTCCAAGGCTTTCGATCGTGTTGATTATAATCATCTTATGGCAGCTCTAGACTCTATAGGAATTGGCGAACCACTACTCTCCTGGTTTCGCTCTTACATTACAAATAGGATCCAATGGGTAACTGTTGAT from the Acyrthosiphon pisum isolate AL4f chromosome X, pea_aphid_22Mar2018_4r6ur, whole genome shotgun sequence genome contains:
- the LOC103307686 gene encoding zinc finger MYM-type protein 1-like; protein product: MDSTPDQSKVDQMALVIRYCTSSSVHERLVQLSPIKSHTGESIFVLLEEFLEKAELNIVNCRGQSYDNASNMSGKYKGLQAHVKNKCDLAVYIPCTAHSLNLVGVHSVDCCIEAVSFFGFLQCIFNIFSGSTHRWDILTNTLDKNVKGRLLVLKSLSQTRWSCHSDSCQALTHNYIKIIKALKCISENNSENGDSKRDAKMLLKQIKKKETAYLSFLWNDILNRSNKTSIHLQDSSCDPLKALNLLKSLKNYILKLLNSSVVYESKVIELGPEINSLYHDERRRTSKKNVSGSNNTVLQGGVKFRIETHNIIIDKFCSELDRRIEAYKFVSDNFLFVTMLCVPIVDKLMKTIILNKVLKTLY
- the LOC100569496 gene encoding zinc finger MYM-type protein 5-like gives rise to the protein MKRHFESGCSKRKRKEKKQLEVNKYRGLMSNYVLNSGIDNQVQGVSVHSETVVTEQDKITNNTSQPNQYNLTFIENVQDIELRMTNISDVDSDMVFDKYKISDPYYWPQKITDSFRELCIQKGPECFQNKNDDFKHSARIHDHKRFFTASMFKRTLPNGEIGHRKWVMYSIKQGSIYCFVCKLFSSNFNSPFVSKGFDKWKKPEKISEHENSIDHRNAFTKWLLRLNSNHSINKVMEQIISTETKYWNDIVIRVISVIKFLTSRGLSLRGDNEVFGVTNNGNFLGILELISEFDPFL